In the Opitutaceae bacterium genome, one interval contains:
- a CDS encoding TonB family protein, producing the protein MTTEPVRVGRRSRDYLHLEEHERGSRRLFSFLSAIAISFFILMGVSLAQKTKIEEVTLPMEDLRAVYLPDPPPPPPRVGKEVAPPEWVLSLSEAPSTDGFRIAAAPPSIRPVSSPVAVPDLSFDLEAFSPDRDSVQYDADHVFRLSEVDQAPLAVYQKAPVLPPGTLDGVADPRVTLMFIIQDDGSIDSIKVLQSASEKLDAIIVRTVKEWKFKPAVRQGKRVACWVQQSFYFSRKVVKQAGFKDFR; encoded by the coding sequence ATGACAACTGAACCAGTCAGAGTCGGGCGCCGAAGCCGTGACTACCTTCATCTTGAGGAGCATGAACGCGGTAGCCGGCGTCTGTTCAGCTTTCTGTCCGCGATCGCCATCAGCTTCTTCATCCTCATGGGCGTCTCACTCGCCCAGAAGACCAAAATCGAGGAAGTCACTTTGCCCATGGAAGACCTGCGGGCGGTCTACCTGCCGGACCCGCCCCCTCCGCCGCCCCGGGTCGGCAAGGAAGTCGCGCCGCCCGAATGGGTCTTGTCGCTTTCGGAGGCGCCGTCGACTGACGGGTTTCGCATTGCAGCCGCTCCGCCGTCCATCAGGCCCGTGTCCAGTCCGGTGGCGGTGCCGGACCTTTCCTTCGATCTGGAAGCCTTCAGTCCGGATCGCGATTCGGTGCAGTACGATGCCGACCATGTCTTCCGCTTGTCCGAGGTCGACCAGGCTCCCCTCGCCGTTTATCAGAAGGCACCGGTTCTGCCGCCGGGTACTTTGGACGGAGTGGCGGATCCGAGGGTCACCCTCATGTTCATCATCCAGGATGACGGCTCGATCGATTCGATCAAAGTGCTCCAGTCAGCCAGCGAGAAACTGGATGCGATCATTGTCCGGACGGTGAAGGAGTGGAAATTCAAACCGGCCGTCCGGCAGGGAAAGCGGGTCGCCTGCTGGGTCCAGCAGTCGTTCTATTTCAGCCGCAAGGTGGTCAAGCAGGCTGGCTTTAAGGATTTTCGATGA
- a CDS encoding biopolymer transporter ExbD has translation MLKLAMGRQSERRVRIDLSPMIDCIFILLIFFIVTSVFVNDPGIEVNKPDVRGAIAMDRNALLIAISAENRVYFEGQEIPLGQVASVIRQAAFNPDTVLIIRADQATSHGTFAGVYSEAKRAGVSRIQFATESTDDN, from the coding sequence ATGCTGAAACTTGCAATGGGACGGCAATCAGAGCGAAGGGTGAGGATCGACCTCTCCCCGATGATCGATTGCATCTTCATCCTGCTGATCTTCTTCATCGTCACCAGCGTCTTCGTCAACGATCCCGGAATTGAAGTGAACAAACCGGATGTCCGGGGCGCCATCGCCATGGACCGCAATGCCCTGCTCATTGCCATCTCGGCGGAAAACCGGGTCTATTTCGAGGGACAGGAAATACCCCTCGGGCAGGTCGCTTCAGTCATCAGGCAGGCGGCTTTCAACCCGGACACGGTCCTGATCATCCGCGCCGATCAGGCTACCAGCCATGGCACGTTTGCCGGGGTTTATTCGGAGGCCAAACGGGCCGGCGTATCCAGAATCCAATTTGCCACGGAATCAACCGATGACAACTGA